The following coding sequences are from one Natrarchaeobaculum sulfurireducens window:
- a CDS encoding phytoene/squalene synthase family protein, which translates to MTPGQHEITTDADLEWCYDAVHGVSRTFSITIDRLEEPMASHICLGYLLCRVADTIEDAGHIPPAAQTELLNEYDRLLDPADDVPVSSFMDDVEPWIPEERSNDWEVVAETPRVLRTFESLEEEPREIMREPVRELVGGMAMFTDRYAEEGGLRLQTLDELEEYCWYAAGTVGTLITGLVARGTSTERAAELRANARSFALLLQLVNIAKDVEADYHEENNVYLPAEWLAEEDVPLDGVTHEENYGAVTNVIQRVTGRAEGYLDDAQRYLEAVPETHGNRLSAWAIPYLLAVGTMRELRERPEDVVREGGVKVPRAEVYALIQTFEEGVPRSHLEELRKEMAEKPLHR; encoded by the coding sequence ATGACCCCCGGCCAGCACGAAATCACAACCGACGCCGACCTGGAATGGTGTTACGACGCGGTTCACGGCGTTTCGCGGACTTTCTCGATCACTATCGACCGACTCGAGGAGCCGATGGCGAGTCACATCTGCCTCGGGTACCTCCTCTGTCGGGTCGCCGACACGATCGAAGACGCGGGACACATTCCACCGGCGGCCCAGACCGAACTCCTGAACGAGTACGATCGACTCCTCGATCCAGCGGACGACGTTCCGGTATCGTCGTTCATGGACGACGTCGAGCCCTGGATCCCCGAGGAGCGATCGAACGACTGGGAGGTCGTCGCTGAGACGCCACGCGTCCTCCGAACGTTCGAATCGCTTGAGGAGGAGCCCCGTGAGATCATGCGGGAACCCGTTCGCGAACTCGTCGGCGGGATGGCGATGTTCACCGATCGCTACGCCGAGGAGGGCGGACTGCGCCTCCAGACGCTCGATGAACTCGAGGAGTACTGCTGGTACGCCGCGGGGACCGTCGGTACGCTGATCACCGGACTCGTCGCCCGCGGAACGTCTACTGAGCGTGCGGCAGAGTTGCGCGCCAACGCCCGCTCGTTCGCCTTGCTGTTACAACTGGTCAACATCGCCAAAGACGTCGAAGCCGACTACCACGAGGAGAACAACGTCTACCTCCCCGCAGAGTGGCTCGCAGAGGAGGACGTTCCGCTCGACGGCGTCACCCACGAGGAGAACTACGGGGCCGTTACGAACGTCATTCAGCGCGTCACCGGCCGTGCCGAGGGCTATCTCGACGACGCCCAGCGCTATCTCGAGGCCGTCCCGGAGACACACGGCAACCGCCTGTCGGCCTGGGCGATTCCCTACCTGCTCGCCGTCGGCACGATGCGCGAACTGCGCGAGCGGCCCGAAGACGTCGTCCGCGAGGGTGGCGTGAAGGTGCCTCGAGCGGAAGTGTACGCCTTGATTCAGACGTTCGAGGAGGGAGTCCCACGGTCGCATCTTGAAGAGCTCCGCAAAGAGATGGCTGAAAAGCCACTCCATCGCTG
- a CDS encoding cold-shock protein: protein MANGKVDFFNDTGGYGFIDTDDADEDVFFHMEDVGGEDLTEGTEIEFDIEQAPKGPRAKNVVRL, encoded by the coding sequence ATGGCAAACGGTAAGGTTGATTTCTTCAACGACACTGGCGGCTACGGTTTCATCGACACTGACGACGCGGACGAGGACGTATTCTTCCACATGGAAGACGTCGGCGGCGAGGACCTGACTGAAGGCACCGAAATCGAATTCGACATCGAGCAGGCCCCCAAGGGTCCCCGCGCGAAGAACGTCGTTCGACTCTAA
- a CDS encoding PadR family transcriptional regulator, producing MGKWLQSGRRRDVCYLLAAADGDELRGQQLKSQLESHYDERIEPKSFYGSLSALVDAGFVEKRTAGIHDAYALTDAGRQRVDDHYAWVRSCLEGRADG from the coding sequence ATGGGAAAGTGGCTCCAGAGCGGCCGTCGACGAGACGTCTGTTACCTCCTTGCGGCCGCAGACGGCGACGAACTGCGCGGACAGCAACTCAAGTCCCAACTCGAGTCTCACTACGACGAGCGCATCGAGCCGAAGTCGTTCTACGGCTCGCTGTCGGCGCTGGTCGACGCAGGGTTCGTCGAGAAGCGCACCGCGGGGATCCACGACGCGTACGCGCTGACCGACGCGGGACGCCAGCGTGTCGACGACCACTACGCCTGGGTACGGTCCTGTCTCGAGGGGCGAGCCGACGGCTGA
- a CDS encoding DUF3267 domain-containing protein, with protein MVVSRTDSNVSHHPVAEFRLTPAVTVTWLFVSVAGFFAFAYGFGALVAALGGRSLEPIVIPALSATGLTVRFVAAFVLVPVVVSVHELLHGVFMARYGGRPSYGVGVSRFFFPTAYAETGSSFTRTELLVVLLAPFVVITAAGLAAALVVPSSVLVFVLAVNAAGSIGDLWMAGVLLQYSADARVAGLPAGSEAGFAVYARSDEAVTRRSGSALLAKGCAGAVGTVAVIVATALAAVFLSLAAGSGTVIVGDPGSRWFVFSHERLASGGAALEVGTPFVVGASAVGGVGWALVTAVARGLE; from the coding sequence ATGGTCGTGAGCCGGACGGACTCGAACGTCTCGCACCATCCGGTCGCGGAGTTTCGACTCACGCCGGCCGTGACCGTCACGTGGCTTTTCGTCTCCGTTGCCGGTTTTTTCGCGTTCGCCTACGGGTTTGGTGCCCTCGTCGCGGCGCTCGGCGGCCGTTCGCTCGAGCCCATTGTGATCCCCGCGCTGTCGGCGACTGGACTGACGGTTCGGTTCGTCGCCGCATTCGTTCTCGTTCCCGTCGTCGTCTCGGTCCACGAGTTGCTCCACGGTGTTTTCATGGCTCGGTACGGCGGCAGGCCCAGCTACGGCGTGGGCGTCTCTCGGTTCTTCTTCCCTACCGCCTACGCAGAAACGGGCTCGAGTTTTACCCGTACGGAGTTGCTCGTCGTCTTGCTCGCGCCGTTCGTCGTGATCACGGCCGCCGGTCTCGCCGCGGCACTCGTCGTCCCCTCCTCGGTGCTCGTGTTCGTGCTCGCGGTCAACGCCGCGGGCTCGATCGGCGACCTCTGGATGGCTGGCGTCCTGTTGCAGTATTCCGCCGACGCCCGTGTCGCCGGGCTCCCGGCGGGGAGCGAGGCCGGATTCGCCGTCTACGCACGGAGTGACGAAGCGGTGACTCGTCGGTCTGGGTCGGCACTCCTCGCGAAGGGCTGTGCGGGTGCCGTCGGGACGGTGGCGGTTATCGTGGCGACGGCGCTCGCGGCCGTCTTCCTCTCGCTTGCAGCCGGCTCTGGAACTGTGATCGTCGGCGACCCCGGTAGCCGATGGTTCGTTTTTAGCCACGAGCGCCTCGCCAGCGGCGGTGCCGCACTCGAGGTCGGAACGCCGTTCGTGGTCGGCGCGTCCGCTGTGGGTGGCGTCGGCTGGGCGCTGGTGACGGCCGTGGCTCGTGGACTCGAGTGA
- a CDS encoding DUF7111 family protein — translation MDETDADEDVGERSATANGIEATYRETERERLLEFTAQPDSSARGTAAIAQNREGYAMLKVRPTADADELERYYGFDMALDHVAELLGVSTHDLPIPGDAEDMGM, via the coding sequence ATGGACGAGACCGACGCCGACGAGGACGTTGGCGAACGATCAGCTACGGCAAACGGCATCGAGGCGACCTATCGTGAGACCGAGCGCGAACGGCTGCTCGAGTTTACGGCCCAGCCGGACTCGAGTGCACGTGGAACCGCCGCGATCGCACAGAACCGCGAGGGCTATGCCATGTTGAAGGTGCGACCGACGGCCGACGCCGACGAACTCGAGCGCTACTACGGCTTCGACATGGCACTCGATCACGTCGCGGAGCTACTCGGTGTCTCGACACACGATCTGCCCATCCCCGGAGACGCCGAAGATATGGGGATGTGA
- a CDS encoding response regulator — protein MKGEISDSDGHGPLDSDELFYALSNAGRRTVLFHLRQHRVATLDELVDVLTAASTKEGSADDNTHVHSSLLHSHLPLLEDRGLLTYDPDEQIVESTSLHGTVGAWLDLAVRQQLQYERTVDADARTDDEGIAVLLVDDEPGLPETIGGYIERENDDIEVTTAASTLEAVSTLEEASFDCVVSDYQMPAISGLDFLKAVREQDVDLPFIVFTAKGSERVASEAIATGVTDYVQKDPDPEQFDVLVERIRKAVTSG, from the coding sequence ATGAAAGGTGAGATTTCCGACTCAGACGGTCACGGGCCCCTCGATAGTGACGAACTGTTCTACGCCCTTTCCAACGCGGGTCGACGAACTGTGCTGTTCCATCTCCGCCAGCACCGGGTCGCGACGCTCGACGAGCTGGTCGACGTGCTCACAGCGGCCAGTACGAAAGAGGGCAGTGCGGACGACAACACGCACGTGCACAGTTCGTTGCTCCACAGTCATCTTCCATTACTCGAAGACCGCGGGCTGCTCACGTACGACCCGGACGAGCAGATCGTCGAATCGACCAGCCTCCACGGCACCGTCGGTGCGTGGCTCGACCTCGCCGTCCGCCAGCAACTCCAGTACGAGCGGACGGTCGACGCGGACGCTCGGACCGACGACGAGGGAATCGCGGTGTTGCTCGTCGACGACGAGCCAGGGCTTCCCGAAACCATCGGGGGCTACATCGAACGCGAGAACGACGATATCGAAGTGACGACGGCGGCGAGTACGCTCGAGGCAGTCTCGACGCTCGAGGAGGCGTCGTTCGACTGCGTCGTCAGCGACTATCAGATGCCAGCCATCAGCGGGCTCGATTTTCTGAAGGCTGTCCGCGAACAGGATGTTGACCTCCCGTTTATCGTCTTTACCGCTAAAGGCAGTGAGCGGGTTGCGAGCGAGGCTATCGCAACCGGTGTCACCGATTACGTCCAAAAAGACCCAGATCCCGAGCAGTTCGATGTCCTGGTCGAACGGATCCGCAAAGCCGTTACCAGCGGCTAA
- a CDS encoding PAS domain-containing sensor histidine kinase: MTDTRTTCETAYERLADRISDPYCAVDSEWRITYWNERMAAVTDTRAADVVGDVLWDVVPALRGSRFESHCRVVMRTHEPRTVDVRLDDVSDDWLEATLYADEDGLSIITRDVTERTDREAEVELAETVFENTQDALFLIDVDEVRDEFRLERVNPVYEAHTGLSNDELSGRRLRDVFGDDRGGTILENYRECVARREPLEYEETASVPDEQSTWETRIAPVVIDGDVEKIVGATRNITELKERERRYDAIFNQTYQFTGLLDLDGTLLEANDSALEFGGFDRSDVVGTPLWESDWWRHSEDGQEDLKAAIESAGNGEFVRYDAEVQGADGTVIIDFSLRPITDERGEVDLLVAEGRDITAHIRRAQELEQKREFLGQIQSVAAIGGWAVDFRTEAMQWTDEVYRIHELPPEYEPAIEDGIEFYHPRDRTTITDAFERLQTTGDRYDLELRIVTSTDEVRWVRTLGSPWYDDDGDLIGARGAFQDITDRKEHERTLQRTNDRLEEFTAVVSHDLRNPLTVAQAALELARESGSSEDFDRIEAAHRRMNALITDLLALARNGQQVDETQPVALGTLVESVRETIPADDATIDVDLDGYRLEADEVRLRQLIENLLSNALNHGGDDVTVRVGLLTDGTGFYVADDGPGIPPAVRDAIFDQGFSTTTDGTGFGLAIVKGIAEAHGWTVDVTESVDGGARFEVETGRYRPE, translated from the coding sequence ATGACTGACACCCGAACGACGTGCGAAACGGCGTACGAGCGATTGGCAGACCGGATCTCGGACCCGTACTGTGCAGTCGACTCCGAGTGGCGAATCACGTACTGGAACGAACGAATGGCGGCAGTGACCGACACTCGAGCGGCGGACGTCGTCGGCGACGTGCTCTGGGACGTCGTCCCGGCCCTTCGTGGCTCACGGTTCGAGTCCCATTGCCGAGTGGTCATGCGCACGCACGAACCACGCACTGTCGACGTTCGACTCGACGACGTATCCGACGACTGGCTCGAGGCGACCCTCTATGCCGACGAGGACGGCCTGTCGATCATCACCCGTGACGTCACCGAACGAACGGACCGAGAGGCAGAGGTCGAACTCGCGGAAACCGTCTTCGAGAACACACAGGATGCGCTGTTTCTCATCGACGTCGACGAAGTCAGAGACGAGTTCCGGCTCGAGCGAGTGAACCCGGTTTACGAAGCCCACACCGGGCTGTCCAACGACGAACTAAGCGGACGACGACTCCGGGACGTCTTCGGTGACGACCGGGGCGGCACTATCCTCGAGAACTACCGCGAGTGTGTCGCCCGACGTGAGCCACTCGAGTACGAAGAGACCGCTTCCGTTCCCGACGAGCAGTCCACCTGGGAGACGCGAATTGCGCCAGTCGTCATCGACGGCGACGTCGAAAAGATAGTCGGGGCGACACGTAACATTACCGAACTCAAAGAACGCGAACGACGGTACGACGCCATCTTCAACCAGACCTATCAGTTTACGGGCCTGCTCGACCTCGACGGGACGCTTCTGGAGGCGAACGACTCCGCGCTCGAGTTCGGCGGGTTCGACCGCAGTGATGTCGTGGGCACTCCACTCTGGGAATCGGACTGGTGGCGACACTCCGAGGACGGCCAGGAGGATCTGAAAGCCGCGATCGAATCGGCAGGCAACGGCGAGTTCGTCCGGTACGATGCGGAGGTCCAGGGTGCCGATGGAACCGTAATTATCGACTTCTCACTTCGCCCGATTACGGACGAACGAGGCGAGGTCGACTTACTCGTAGCCGAAGGCCGAGATATTACGGCACACATCCGACGGGCTCAGGAACTCGAGCAAAAGCGAGAGTTTCTCGGGCAGATCCAGTCGGTCGCAGCGATCGGCGGCTGGGCGGTCGACTTCCGGACGGAAGCGATGCAGTGGACGGACGAGGTCTATCGCATCCACGAGCTGCCCCCGGAGTACGAGCCGGCGATCGAAGACGGGATCGAGTTCTACCACCCTCGAGACAGAACAACAATTACGGACGCGTTCGAGCGGCTGCAGACGACGGGTGACCGCTACGATCTGGAGTTGCGGATCGTCACGTCTACCGACGAGGTTCGGTGGGTTCGAACGCTTGGTTCGCCGTGGTACGACGACGATGGGGACCTGATCGGTGCTCGTGGTGCGTTCCAGGACATCACCGACCGCAAGGAACACGAACGGACCCTCCAGCGGACCAACGACCGGCTCGAGGAGTTCACTGCCGTCGTGAGCCACGACCTTCGCAATCCGCTCACAGTTGCACAGGCTGCCCTCGAACTGGCTCGAGAGAGCGGGTCGTCGGAGGACTTCGACCGCATCGAGGCGGCACACCGGCGGATGAACGCGCTGATCACCGACCTGCTGGCGCTCGCACGCAACGGCCAACAGGTCGACGAGACACAGCCGGTCGCACTCGGCACGCTCGTCGAGTCGGTCCGTGAGACGATCCCGGCTGACGACGCCACGATCGACGTCGATCTCGACGGATACCGGCTCGAGGCGGACGAGGTACGGTTACGTCAGCTGATCGAAAATCTGCTGTCGAACGCACTCAACCACGGCGGCGACGACGTGACGGTTCGAGTCGGTCTGCTGACCGACGGGACGGGATTCTACGTCGCGGACGACGGACCGGGCATTCCCCCTGCGGTTCGGGACGCAATCTTCGACCAGGGGTTCTCGACGACGACCGATGGAACCGGCTTCGGCCTCGCGATCGTCAAGGGAATCGCCGAAGCCCACGGCTGGACCGTTGACGTGACAGAAAGCGTCGACGGTGGCGCGAGGTTCGAAGTGGAAACCGGACGGTATCGTCCTGAGTGA
- a CDS encoding sodium/proline symporter, giving the protein MAELQFQITFGLFILTLAGIGLYFFLTTETKRLSEYMLAGRDVGTVPIAISEVTAIASGWTFFAWVGVGFTVGLSGLWFSITMIFLVLFLYRYVAPNFRGTSEQLGSQTVVDHLSVVFGEHRLGPAIRLVGTVTIVVFMMSYIGAQIIAIGEAMDIALGIPYTTAILIGGIAVAFYTTLGGFNASVTAHLLMGSLVIIAAILVPVGMIAEIGGWSAFLAEASANDPNLLSMSGGDAGMALVIAILAWVTFAAGAIGQPHGLMRFQAIRSQRIISAASVIAVAFQALRLTVPLLMGVAGRVLYEGTDIHHENVAMHAIIDLFPAWLAGILLAGIIGAILSTSDSMMIVTSADVTRFYEEHVNPRATETELILFGRGIVVGAAVIGIALAYVRPGTIFEIIEFAFVGLGVSLGLPLAALVLWKKTTAEAVLATILVGLVGSIGNLYLFPEYFPILVWPPAIAALVLVSLWTYDEHAMEYAESRTVIQD; this is encoded by the coding sequence ATGGCGGAACTCCAGTTCCAGATCACCTTCGGACTGTTTATTCTGACGCTTGCAGGAATCGGACTGTACTTTTTCCTGACAACCGAGACGAAGCGGCTGTCGGAGTACATGCTCGCGGGTCGAGACGTCGGTACGGTTCCGATCGCGATTTCCGAAGTGACGGCGATCGCAAGTGGATGGACGTTCTTCGCCTGGGTTGGCGTCGGTTTCACGGTGGGGCTGAGTGGTCTCTGGTTCTCGATCACGATGATCTTCCTCGTGTTGTTCCTGTACCGATACGTCGCGCCGAACTTCCGCGGGACGTCCGAACAGCTCGGCAGTCAGACCGTGGTCGATCATCTCTCCGTCGTGTTCGGTGAACACAGACTCGGCCCGGCGATTCGACTCGTCGGGACGGTGACGATCGTCGTCTTCATGATGTCGTACATCGGCGCCCAGATCATTGCGATCGGTGAAGCGATGGATATCGCGCTCGGAATTCCCTACACGACCGCGATTCTGATCGGTGGAATCGCTGTCGCGTTCTACACGACGCTCGGCGGCTTCAACGCATCCGTGACGGCTCACCTCCTGATGGGATCGCTGGTCATCATCGCCGCGATTCTCGTCCCGGTTGGGATGATCGCCGAGATCGGTGGCTGGTCTGCGTTCCTCGCCGAGGCGTCGGCGAACGATCCAAACCTGCTCTCGATGAGTGGCGGCGACGCGGGGATGGCTCTCGTGATCGCGATTTTGGCCTGGGTCACCTTCGCCGCGGGCGCTATCGGCCAACCCCACGGCCTGATGCGGTTCCAGGCAATCCGCTCACAGCGGATCATTAGTGCGGCATCCGTCATCGCCGTCGCGTTCCAGGCGCTCAGGCTGACGGTTCCCCTGCTCATGGGTGTTGCCGGTCGCGTGCTCTACGAAGGCACCGACATCCACCACGAAAACGTTGCGATGCACGCCATCATCGACCTGTTCCCGGCCTGGCTGGCTGGAATCTTGCTCGCCGGTATCATCGGTGCGATTCTCTCGACGTCGGACTCGATGATGATCGTCACCTCCGCCGACGTGACGCGCTTCTACGAAGAACACGTCAATCCGAGAGCGACCGAGACCGAACTGATCCTGTTCGGCCGCGGAATCGTCGTCGGGGCCGCCGTCATCGGGATCGCGCTCGCGTACGTCCGACCGGGGACGATCTTCGAGATCATCGAGTTCGCGTTCGTCGGTCTCGGCGTCTCGCTTGGCTTGCCGCTTGCAGCACTCGTCCTGTGGAAGAAGACGACGGCAGAAGCCGTCCTCGCGACGATCCTCGTCGGTCTCGTTGGCTCGATCGGGAACCTTTATCTCTTCCCCGAGTACTTCCCGATTCTCGTCTGGCCGCCTGCAATCGCGGCGCTCGTGCTGGTGAGTCTGTGGACCTACGACGAACACGCGATGGAGTACGCCGAGTCGCGAACCGTCATCCAGGACTGA
- a CDS encoding heme o synthase, with product MLNSRSRTFQTRIAVATESFPRPIGTRRRFSALLAATGLGVYLLLIIGATTSLTDAAAACTTWPTCHAPTDPLNQTQLAIAWGHRLAAVIVGLLVAATVVAAVLGDVSRRVRGAILAGGVLYVVQVGVGAATAVFGPAAITPGLHLGLGVAVFTAVVLALAWDLESSTGQADDAIDSPEPLEETPAAADRTLPSSGLARVRLTAYAYFKMMKPRLMWLLCLVAAAGMALAAGPALDAATIVATLGGGVLAIGASGTFNHVLERDVDQKMSRTADRPLANDLIPVNHALVFGGLLTVASLGVFLTINALAAALGLAAIMFYSVVYTLLLKPNTVQNTVLGGLAGALPALIGWAAVTNEIGLPALALAGVIFLWTPAHFYNLALAYKDDYARGGFPMMPVVRGETETRKHIVYYIAATLVSTVVLAWLTDLGALYAATVAIFGGLFLWAAIVLHFEQTERAAFRSFHASNAFLGAVLVAIVVDALVL from the coding sequence ATGCTAAATAGCCGGAGTCGAACGTTTCAGACAAGAATAGCCGTGGCAACCGAGTCGTTTCCCCGACCGATCGGCACGCGTCGACGATTTTCTGCACTACTCGCAGCGACAGGATTGGGCGTCTACCTCCTGTTGATAATCGGCGCAACCACTTCGTTGACCGACGCCGCCGCGGCGTGTACAACCTGGCCGACCTGTCATGCGCCGACAGATCCGCTCAACCAGACGCAACTCGCAATCGCCTGGGGCCACCGACTGGCTGCCGTGATCGTCGGCTTGCTCGTCGCTGCGACGGTCGTCGCCGCCGTCCTCGGAGACGTCTCGAGGCGCGTTCGTGGCGCGATCCTCGCCGGCGGCGTCCTCTACGTCGTCCAAGTCGGTGTCGGCGCTGCAACGGCGGTCTTCGGTCCCGCGGCGATCACTCCGGGACTGCATCTCGGACTCGGCGTCGCGGTCTTTACGGCCGTCGTCCTCGCACTGGCCTGGGACCTCGAGTCCTCAACCGGCCAGGCCGACGACGCGATCGACTCGCCCGAACCGCTCGAGGAGACGCCCGCTGCAGCCGACAGAACGCTTCCCTCGAGCGGCCTCGCTCGCGTCCGACTCACCGCCTACGCCTACTTCAAGATGATGAAGCCACGACTGATGTGGCTGCTCTGTCTCGTCGCCGCAGCCGGGATGGCACTCGCCGCAGGGCCGGCACTCGATGCCGCCACGATCGTCGCGACACTCGGCGGTGGCGTCCTCGCCATCGGTGCGTCGGGAACGTTCAATCACGTCCTCGAGCGCGACGTCGACCAGAAGATGTCCCGAACCGCGGATCGGCCGCTCGCGAACGATCTGATCCCGGTCAACCACGCTCTGGTGTTCGGCGGCCTGCTGACGGTTGCCTCCCTCGGTGTCTTCCTGACGATCAACGCGCTCGCGGCCGCACTGGGGCTCGCCGCGATCATGTTCTACAGCGTCGTCTACACGCTGTTGCTCAAACCGAACACCGTCCAGAACACCGTTCTCGGCGGTCTCGCGGGTGCGTTACCCGCACTCATTGGCTGGGCTGCCGTCACGAACGAGATCGGCCTCCCCGCACTCGCGCTCGCGGGGGTTATCTTCCTCTGGACTCCAGCGCACTTTTATAACCTCGCGCTGGCGTACAAAGACGACTACGCCCGTGGTGGCTTCCCGATGATGCCCGTCGTTCGCGGCGAGACCGAAACCAGAAAACACATCGTCTACTACATCGCCGCGACGCTCGTCTCGACGGTCGTCCTCGCCTGGCTTACCGACCTCGGAGCGCTGTACGCTGCGACGGTCGCAATCTTCGGCGGCCTCTTCCTCTGGGCCGCGATCGTCCTTCACTTCGAGCAGACCGAACGCGCCGCGTTTCGCTCGTTTCACGCCTCGAACGCCTTCCTCGGTGCCGTCCTCGTGGCCATCGTCGTCGACGCGCTGGTACTGTAA
- a CDS encoding thioredoxin domain-containing protein yields MDRRTFLAATAGTTLAVGVAGCSGFREISIPEELEGTDADRQLPVPTLGDGDVTIEVYEDTGCQGCREFQADVFPVLEGELLDTGEATYQHRDFVVGAADESAEMANAARAVQHETHTDGDPNGDFFEYKAAVMRADDWSDDRLGRMAQSFDILPERITSALEDETFYPTLVADWERGEAAGVEGTPTVVIEDELIEDPFDIDEIRDRVSESSEVDPTTTDNAIESFRDAR; encoded by the coding sequence ATGGATCGTCGAACGTTTCTCGCGGCAACTGCAGGGACAACACTCGCGGTCGGCGTCGCCGGCTGTAGCGGATTCAGGGAGATATCGATTCCCGAGGAACTCGAGGGCACCGACGCCGATCGACAGCTCCCCGTCCCTACGCTTGGCGATGGCGACGTGACGATCGAGGTCTACGAGGATACGGGCTGTCAGGGCTGTCGTGAGTTCCAGGCCGACGTCTTTCCGGTACTCGAAGGTGAGTTACTCGACACCGGCGAGGCCACCTATCAACACCGCGACTTCGTCGTCGGGGCTGCCGACGAGTCGGCCGAGATGGCAAACGCCGCGCGAGCGGTACAACACGAGACTCACACCGACGGCGATCCGAACGGCGACTTCTTCGAGTACAAGGCGGCGGTCATGCGCGCCGACGACTGGAGCGACGACAGGCTCGGCAGGATGGCACAGTCGTTCGACATTTTACCAGAGCGGATCACGAGCGCCCTCGAGGACGAGACGTTCTACCCGACGCTCGTCGCCGACTGGGAGCGAGGCGAGGCGGCCGGCGTCGAGGGAACGCCGACGGTCGTCATCGAGGACGAACTGATCGAGGATCCGTTCGACATCGATGAGATCCGTGACCGTGTCTCGGAGTCGTCCGAAGTGGACCCGACGACCACTGACAATGCTATCGAGAGTTTTCGAGACGCCCGCTGA
- a CDS encoding ion transporter, which yields MFDSMRRTTFSLLSPDRGGRAGVVVDWLIMAVILVNVAAVMMETVDSVASQYGPVFLWLEICSVALFTVEYLGRVWSAVEHPAYSGPISGRVRFASRPLLIVDLLAILPFYLALFGVGGDLRVIRALRLFKLFRYSQSLSFFTRVLKRKKTDLVVVTVVDAAVLVVVSSLVYLVEHQAQPETFTSIPQTLWWGVATLTTVGYGDMYPVTPLGQLLGGITAVLGIGLFALPASIIASGFLEEARSATACPQCGTRIDHTDDATDSSVSGRLENSR from the coding sequence ATGTTCGATTCAATGCGACGGACGACGTTCTCTCTTCTGTCACCCGATCGTGGTGGCCGTGCTGGAGTCGTCGTCGATTGGCTCATTATGGCCGTTATTCTCGTCAACGTCGCTGCCGTGATGATGGAGACGGTCGATTCGGTCGCCAGCCAGTACGGACCGGTCTTTCTCTGGCTCGAGATCTGCAGTGTCGCACTCTTTACCGTCGAATACCTCGGCCGTGTCTGGAGTGCCGTCGAGCACCCTGCATACTCCGGTCCCATCTCCGGTCGAGTCCGGTTCGCGTCTCGTCCGTTACTGATCGTGGATTTGCTCGCGATCCTCCCGTTCTATCTGGCGCTTTTCGGCGTCGGTGGTGACCTACGAGTCATCCGAGCGCTGCGATTGTTCAAGCTCTTCCGATACTCACAATCACTTTCGTTTTTCACCCGCGTTCTGAAACGGAAGAAAACCGATCTCGTGGTCGTGACGGTCGTTGATGCCGCAGTTCTCGTCGTCGTGTCCAGCCTCGTGTACCTCGTTGAACACCAGGCACAGCCGGAGACGTTTACGTCGATTCCGCAGACGCTCTGGTGGGGCGTCGCCACGCTGACCACGGTCGGATACGGTGATATGTACCCCGTGACGCCACTCGGGCAGCTACTCGGCGGAATCACGGCTGTCCTTGGTATCGGGCTGTTCGCACTTCCCGCCTCGATCATCGCATCGGGCTTCCTCGAGGAGGCCCGGTCGGCGACGGCGTGTCCTCAGTGTGGCACTCGAATCGATCACACCGACGATGCGACCGATTCAAGCGTCAGCGGGCGTCTCGAAAACTCTCGATAG